Proteins from a single region of Bogoriella caseilytica:
- a CDS encoding NADH-quinone oxidoreductase subunit B, producing MGLEEKVPAGFALGTVEKIVGLARKGSVWPVTMGLACCAIEMMAAGTPRFDISRFGMEVFRASPRHADLMIVSGRVSHKMAPVVRNIYDQMPEPKWVISMGVCASSGGMFNNYAIVQGVDHVVPVDIYLPGCPPRPEMLINAIIAIHEQIKATPLGVNREEVARKAEEAALAATPTHKMKGLLA from the coding sequence ATGGGTCTCGAAGAAAAGGTGCCGGCCGGCTTCGCGCTGGGCACCGTAGAAAAGATCGTCGGGCTCGCCCGCAAGGGCTCGGTCTGGCCAGTGACCATGGGCCTGGCGTGCTGCGCCATCGAGATGATGGCCGCGGGCACCCCCCGTTTCGACATCTCACGCTTCGGCATGGAGGTCTTCCGGGCCTCCCCGCGGCACGCCGACCTCATGATCGTGTCGGGGCGGGTGAGCCACAAGATGGCTCCGGTCGTGCGCAACATCTACGACCAGATGCCCGAGCCCAAGTGGGTCATCTCCATGGGTGTCTGCGCCTCCTCGGGCGGAATGTTCAACAACTACGCGATCGTGCAGGGCGTGGACCATGTGGTGCCCGTGGACATCTACCTGCCCGGCTGCCCGCCGCGGCCTGAGATGCTGATCAACGCGATCATCGCGATCCACGAGCAGATCAAGGCCACCCCGCTGGGCGTCAACCGCGAAGAGGTCGCCCGCAAGGCCGAAGAGGCCGCGCTGGCCGCGACCCCG
- a CDS encoding NADH-quinone oxidoreductase subunit A, whose protein sequence is MTNPYVPLLIMAAVAAVMAVGGLAASAFIGPKRYNRVKVANYECGIDPTPTAGSAGRFPVKYYLIAMTFIIFDIEVVFLYPWAVAFSELAVFGLVAMLTFIALITVPYVYEWRRGGLEWD, encoded by the coding sequence ATGACGAACCCCTACGTTCCCCTGCTCATCATGGCCGCGGTGGCTGCCGTGATGGCGGTCGGTGGTCTGGCCGCGAGCGCCTTCATCGGCCCCAAGCGCTACAACCGCGTGAAGGTGGCCAACTATGAGTGCGGGATCGACCCCACGCCCACCGCCGGATCCGCCGGGCGATTCCCGGTGAAGTACTACCTGATCGCGATGACCTTCATCATCTTCGACATCGAGGTGGTCTTCCTCTACCCGTGGGCCGTCGCATTCTCTGAGCTGGCAGTCTTCGGACTGGTCGCCATGCTCACCTTCATCGCCCTGATCACCGTGCCGTACGTCTATGAGTGGCGTCGCGGCGGACTCGAGTGGGACTAA